Below is a window of Leptospiraceae bacterium DNA.
CGAAGCATGGTTAATTCTTTCTCCCTATTTAAAAAATCTTTTCCCAGTGTTTCAAAATCCATTCTTAAACGCTCAAAGTCTTCTAGTTAAACACTCAAAATCTTTTCGTAAACTTTACCAACGCGCCGTTAAACGCTCAAAGTCTATGAGCAAAGGCTAAGAAAGTTTCGGCAAACACGGGATTCGTGTCTGTAATTTATTTGAATTTAGGATGACATTTTCTCTATTTCTGTTTTCCTTCTATTAGTAAAAAATCTTACTTTTCTTCTAGGATTGCAATCATAGAATGGTCTAAACGTTATAAAAGAGGAGATTAATAATGCCACAAGTTACATCACTTGCACCAGATTTTACAGCAGAGGCTGTTGTCGGTTCGGAATTTAAAAATTTAAAATTATCAGATTACAGAGGAAAATGGGTAGTGCTTTTCTTTTACCCACTTGATTTCACATTTGTATGCCCAACAGAAATTGTAGAGTATGATGCAAAGCTAGACGAATTCAAAAAAATAGGCGCTGAGGTAATCGGTGTTTCTATCGACAGTAAATTTTCTCATCTTGCTTGGAAACAAAAAGCTAGAAAAGAAGGTGGAATCGGTGACATCAAATACCCATTAGTCGCTGACATCACAAAACAAATTTCAAGAGACTTCGGAGTATTAATTGATTCCGGTGACGATGCAGGTGTTGCTTTAAGAGGAACATTCATCATTGATCCAAAAGGAATTATCCGTCAAGCTACTGTAAATGATCTTCCTGTTGGAAGAAATATCGACGAAGCAATTCGTTTAGTAAAAGCATTTCAGTTCAACGAAAAGCACGGCGAAGTTTGCCCGGCTAACTGGACTGAAGGTGGAAAAACAATGTCGCCTGACGTTGTAAAATCAAAAGAATACTTTTCAGCAGTAAATAAATAAGTTTTAAGAAATCAATTTCTGCCACAGAGGCACAGAGACACGGAGTTAAATTATTTTTGTTTGATTCATGAACATTGATACTTCATATTGATTCATGTAGAAAGCTAATTAAATAAGCCCTCTGTGACTCAGTGTCTCTGTGGCAATCAATTACTCGTATTATACTAGGAGATAACTATGACAACAACGGAATTAGTGGATAACGACAAATACTACCAGGCGGATAATTTTCCGAAGGGTTTGACTCGTAAGGTTGTCGAGTCTATCTCGCATATTAAAAATGAACCCGGATGGCTAACAGAGTTTCGCCTCCAGGCTTTTGAAGTTTATGAACAAAAGCCAATGCCTACCTGGGGATTCTTTCCTGATTTTCATGTAAACATTGACTCTTATACACATTATGTAGGAAGCAATCAAAAAAAGAAAAAGTCCTGGGACGATGTAGATCCCGAAGTAATGCGAAGCTTCGAGAAGCTTGGGATTCCCGAGCATGAAAGAAAGTATCTGGCTGGAATCGAAGCCATGAACGACTCTGAAACCGTTTATGCAAACGTTAAAAAAGAATTAACTGATCTTGGAATTATATTTTGTGATATAGATACGGCTATTAAAGAGTATCCGGATATTGTAAGAAAGTATCTTGGAACGATAGTCACCATAGGCGATAATAAATTTTCTGCCCTCAATTCCTGTGTGTTTAGTGGGGGCTCATTTGCGTATTGTCCGAAAGGGGTTAAGACTCCTATGCCGCTACAGGCTTATTTTAAAGTAACTGCTGCGAGTAGTGGACAATATGAAAGAACTCTTCTCATTGCTGACGAAGGAGCAGAGATTGAATACAGTGAAGGCTGTAGCTCTGTGCAAGACAAAGGAACCAATTTTCACACAGCAGTCGTAGAGTTAATCGCTCACAAGCATGCAAAGATAAATTATACAACTATCCAGAATTGGAAGAAGAATATGTACAACTGGACAGTGAAGAGAGGTTTATGCCACGAATCCGCTCATATTACCTGGACAGATTGTAATATTGGAGCGAATACTATTAAGTATCCGGGGATTGTTCTAAAAGGCGATCATTCAACTGGAAGTGTTCTCTCCCTTGCTTTTGCCGGTCATGGACAAGTGCAGGATACAGGAGCACGTATTATTCATATTGGAAAAAATACTCGTAGCAATGTTTTAGCAAAAGGTGTATCGCTTGACGGTGGGGTAAATTCCTATCGTGGTTTAGTCAAATTTGAGCCTTCTTCTAAAGATGCATTTAGTCATATCAAATGCGACGGACTCATGATGGACGATCATTCCTCTTCTCATGCTTATCCCTATAATGATATCAGTGGAGAGCATGGCTCTTTGAACTATGAAGCGACTGTTTCTAAGATTGACGAAGACCAACTTTTTTATCTCCAATCCCGCGGATTAAGTGAAGACGATGCAAAGCTTCTAATTGTAAACGGATTTTGTGAAAGTATCGTAAAAGAGTTAAACGTAGAGTATTCGGTCGAGATGACAAGACTCATTCGAATGATTTTAGAAGATGGCAAAGTAATTGCCGAAGCGCCTAAGGTTGAGAAATTGACAAAGTGAAAACAATACTTAAAGGTCTGACCCTTTCTCAGCTAGAAGATTTTTTTGCAAATCTAGGTGAGCCAAAATTCAGAGCCAAACAATTATTTCAAGGCATTTATCGAGATAGGCTTTCTTCTTTTGAAGAATTTTCCACTCTCTCCAAGTCTTTAATCGCAAAGCTCAACGAAGTCGCAGAGCTGCCTAGTTTAAAAGTAGGTCGTCATTTAACTTCCAAAGATGGAACTCATAAAATGACTTTCAAAGTAGAGGAAGACAAA
It encodes the following:
- the sufB gene encoding Fe-S cluster assembly protein SufB, with product MTTTELVDNDKYYQADNFPKGLTRKVVESISHIKNEPGWLTEFRLQAFEVYEQKPMPTWGFFPDFHVNIDSYTHYVGSNQKKKKSWDDVDPEVMRSFEKLGIPEHERKYLAGIEAMNDSETVYANVKKELTDLGIIFCDIDTAIKEYPDIVRKYLGTIVTIGDNKFSALNSCVFSGGSFAYCPKGVKTPMPLQAYFKVTAASSGQYERTLLIADEGAEIEYSEGCSSVQDKGTNFHTAVVELIAHKHAKINYTTIQNWKKNMYNWTVKRGLCHESAHITWTDCNIGANTIKYPGIVLKGDHSTGSVLSLAFAGHGQVQDTGARIIHIGKNTRSNVLAKGVSLDGGVNSYRGLVKFEPSSKDAFSHIKCDGLMMDDHSSSHAYPYNDISGEHGSLNYEATVSKIDEDQLFYLQSRGLSEDDAKLLIVNGFCESIVKELNVEYSVEMTRLIRMILEDGKVIAEAPKVEKLTK
- a CDS encoding peroxiredoxin gives rise to the protein MPQVTSLAPDFTAEAVVGSEFKNLKLSDYRGKWVVLFFYPLDFTFVCPTEIVEYDAKLDEFKKIGAEVIGVSIDSKFSHLAWKQKARKEGGIGDIKYPLVADITKQISRDFGVLIDSGDDAGVALRGTFIIDPKGIIRQATVNDLPVGRNIDEAIRLVKAFQFNEKHGEVCPANWTEGGKTMSPDVVKSKEYFSAVNK